Proteins co-encoded in one Phalacrocorax carbo chromosome 5, bPhaCar2.1, whole genome shotgun sequence genomic window:
- the PTPRN gene encoding receptor-type tyrosine-protein phosphatase-like N isoform X2 → MGRRLLRALLCFLLLAGRGLLRDGGASATAAHGCLFDRRLCSPQEVCVQDGLFGQCQVGSMQDRPYFQVTSPVLQRLQDVLRHLMAQGLSWQDGITQYVISQEMERIPRLRPPPSLELVARDRFLPLRSSPRRAPLPVDPGLPAAQHLGQPPPLLPSPLVQRYLEHLLLPPPPQLGYEEALLNPYSYHKFGYQDSAHQLPGGSARQSPETTSLLGRVPAQALFGAGPVPSYGGQPGTDGGHLFQDLGMLSLPREKAGHPDPAGTRLQHSLRLPGDYRDMEEREQPMPLAAQPPPAQTDAVLKRLASLLASYGLGLPELSPQQLSSLSTLLQLLQSSGVAGPEVPTAKRVGLQQGGGGGGAMPKVMEGDMQHGEEPVPPSSTVLPTNIPASSSPGNRLRDRMVSSPAPRVEPQRGQGGDTLSPRKPIAVEKKSYTEAKYSGAQQGMRPPDEYGYIITDQKPLGLAAGVQLLELLAKRLHLSTASFINISVVGPALTFRIRQNPQNLSLADAASKAEQVKAELEAQLGLKIVQTGVGEVGVRHACPSGLGQLGTGQWGCCHQRNEAAAYSHPSHFGDGFHSVLLTFIALACVAGIAIAAAAAFCLRRHAKQREKERLAALGPEGAADTTFEYQELCRQHMAAKSLFGRAEAPAETSRVSSVSSQFSDAPQPSPSSHSSTPSWCEEPVQSNMDISTGHMILAYMEDHLRNRDRLAKEWQALCAYQAEPSVCSIAQSEANLKKNRNPDYVPYDHVRIKLKAESNPSRSDFINASPIIEHDPRMPAYIATQGPLSHTIADFWQMVWEHGCTVIVMLSPLAEDSIKQCDRYWPDEGSSLYHIYEVNLVSEHIWCEDFLVRSFYLKNVQSQETRTLTQFHFLSWPAEGIPATTRPLLDFRRKVNKCYRGRSCPIIVHCSDGAGRTGTYILVDMVLNRMAKGVKEIDIAATLEHIRDQRPGMVQTKDQFEFALTAVAEEVNAILKALPQ, encoded by the exons ATGGGGCGGCGGCTCCTCCGGGCgctcctctgctttctcctcctgGCCGGCCGTGGGCTGCTGCGGGACGGCGGCGCCTCCGCCACCGCCGCGCATG GCTGCCTGTTTGACCGGAGGCTGTGCTCCCCCCAGGAGGTGTGCGTGCAGG ATGGGCTGTTTGGGCAGTGCCAGGTGGGCTCCATGCAGGACAGACCCTACTTCCAGGTCACCTCTCCCGTGCTCCAGCGCCTGCAGGATGTCCTGCGGCACCTCATGGCACAAG GGCTCTCATGGCAGGATGGCATCACCCAGTATGTGATCTCGCAGGAGATGGAGCGCATCCCTCGcctccgcccgccgccctcGCTGGAGCTGGTGGCCAGGGACAG GTTCCTGCCCCTCCGCAGCTCCCCCCGGCGAGCCCCGCTCCCCGTGGACCCTggcctgccagcagctcagcatcTGGGGCAGCCCCCGCCACTGCTGCCCTCCCCCCTGGTGCAGCGgtacctggagcacctcctgctgccccccccaccccagctgggcTACGAGGAGGCTCTGCTCAACCCCTACTCCTACCACAAG TTTGGCTACCAGGACAGTGCTCACCAGCTCCCCGGCGGCTCAGCCAGGCAGAGCCCTGAGACCACCTCGCTGCTAGGCCGGGTCCCTGCCCAGGCCCTTTTCGGGGCTGGCCCTGTGCCCTCCTATGGTGGGCAGCCAGGAACGGATGGGGGGCATCTCTTCCAGGACTTGGGCATGCTCTCCCTGCCCAGAGAGAAAGCCGGCCACCCAGACCCTGCTGGCACCAGGCTCCAGCACAGCTTGCGGCTCCCCGGTGACTACAGGGACATGGAGGAGAGGGAACAGCCAATGCCCCTGGCTGCCCAGCCACCCCCTGCACAGACGG ATGCTGTGCTGAAGAGACTGGCCTCCCTCCTGGCCAGCTACGGCCTGGGGCTGCCAGAGCTGAGCccccagcagctgagcagcctCTCTaccctcctccagctgctccagaGCTCTG gtGTTGCTGGCCCTGAAGTGCCTACAGCGAAACGGGTGGGTTTGCAgcagggtggtggtggaggaggtgCCATGCCGAAG gTGATGGAGGGGGACATGCAACATGGAGAGGAGCCAGTGCCCCCTTCCTCCACAGTGCTGCCCACCAAtatcccagccagcagctccccaggtAACAGGCTGAGGGACAGGATGGTGTCCTCGCCAGCCCCCCGGGTAGAGCCACAGCGGGGACAAGGTGGGGACACACTCAGCCCCAGAAAGCCAATCGCAGTGGAGAAAAAGAGCTACACAGAGGCGAAGTACAGTGGGGCACAGCAGGGCATGCGCCCACCGGATGAGTATGGCTACATCATCACAGATCAGAA GCCCCTGGGGCTGGCCGCTGgtgtgcagctgctggagctccTCGCCAAGCGCCTCCACCTCTCCACGGCCAGCTTCATCAACATCAG TGTTGTGGGCCCTGCGCTTACATTCCGCATCCGGCAGAACCCCCAGAACCTCTCACTGGCGGACGCAGCCAGCAAGGCTG AGCAAGtgaaggcagagctggaggcacaACTAGGCCTGAAGATCGTGCAAACAGGAGTGGGAGAGGTAGGAGTAAGGCATGCCTGTCCctcggggctggggcagctgggaaCAGGGCAGTGGGGGTGCTGCCACCAG CGAAACGAGGCTGCTGCCTACTCGCACCCATCCCACTTCGGGGACGGCTTCCACTCGGTGCTGCTGACCTTCATCGCGCTGGCTTGCGTGGCAGGCATCGCCATCGCGGCCGCTGCAGCCTTCTGCCTCCGGCGCCACGCCAAGCAGCGGGAGAAGGAGCGCCTGGCTGCCCTGGGGCCTGAGGGTGCTGCCGACACCACCTTCGAGTACCAG GAGCTGTGCCGCCAGCACATGGCTGCCAAGTCACTCTTTGGTCGTGCCGAGGCACCGGCGGAGACCTCACGGGTCAGCAGCGTCTCGTCCCAGTTCAGCGATGCCCCGCAGCCCAGCCCCAGTTCCCACAGCAGCACGCCCTCCTGGTGTGAGGAGCCCGTTCAGTCCAACATGGACATCTCCACCGGACACATGATCCTG gcctatATGGAGGACCACCTCCGCAACCGGGACCGGCTGGCCAAGGAGTGGCAGGCTCTCTGTGCCTACCAAGCTGAGCCCAGTGTCTGCTCCATTGCCCAAAGTGAAGCCAACCTGAAGAAGAACCGCAACCCCGACTATGTGCCCT ATGACCATGTGCGGATCAAGCTGAAAGCTGAGAGCAACCCGTCCCGCAGCGACTTCATCAATGCCAGTCCAATT ATCGAGCATGATCCACGGATGCCAGCATACATCGCCACGCAGGGGCCGTTGTCCCACACTATTGCTGACTTCTGGCAG ATGGTGTGGGAGCACGGCTGCACCGTCATCGTCATGCTGAGCCCGCTGGCCGAGGACAGCATCAAGCAGTGTGACCGCTACTGGCCGGATGAAGGCTCTTCTCTCTACCACATCTATGAG GTGAACCTGGTGTCGGAGCACATCTGGTGTGAGGATTTCCTGGTGCGCAGCTTCTACCTAAAGAACGTGCAGTCGCAGGAGACCCGCACCCTGACGCAGTTCCACTTCCTCAGCTGGCCGGCCGAGGGCATCCCTGCCACCACCCGGCCCCTCCTCGACTTCCGCAG GAAGGTGAACAAGTGCTACCGGGGTCGCTCCTGCCCTATTATTGTGCACTGCAG TGACGGTGCAGGCAGGACCGGAACGTACATACTCGTTGACATGGTTCTGAACCGAATGGCCAAAG gggtgAAGGAGATAGACATAGCTGCTACATTGGAGCACATCCGAGACCAGCGGCCTGGCATGGTGCAGACTAAG gaCCAGTTTGAGTTCGCGCTGACAGCCGTGGCTGAGGAAGTGAATGCCATCCTGAAGGCGCTGCCGCAGTGa
- the PTPRN gene encoding receptor-type tyrosine-protein phosphatase-like N isoform X3: protein MGRRLLRALLCFLLLAGRGLLRDGGASATAAHGCLFDRRLCSPQEVCVQDGLFGQCQVGSMQDRPYFQVTSPVLQRLQDVLRHLMAQGLSWQDGITQYVISQEMERIPRLRPPPSLELVARDRFLPLRSSPRRAPLPVDPGLPAAQHLGQPPPLLPSPLVQRYLEHLLLPPPPQLGYEEALLNPYSYHKFGYQDSAHQLPGGSARQSPETTSLLGRVPAQALFGAGPVPSYGGQPGTDGGHLFQDLGMLSLPREKAGHPDPAGTRLQHSLRLPGDYRDMEEREQPMPLAAQPPPAQTDAVLKRLASLLASYGLGLPELSPQQLSSLSTLLQLLQSSGVAGPEVPTAKRVGLQQGGGGGGAMPKVMEGDMQHGEEPVPPSSTVLPTNIPASSSPGNRLRDRMVSSPAPRVEPQRGQGGDTLSPRKPIAVEKKSYTEAKYSGAQQGMRPPDEYGYIITDQKPLGLAAGVQLLELLAKRLHLSTASFINISVVGPALTFRIRQNPQNLSLADAASKAEQVKAELEAQLGLKIVQTGVGERNEAAAYSHPSHFGDGFHSVLLTFIALACVAGIAIAAAAAFCLRRHAKQREKERLAALGPEGAADTTFEYQELCRQHMAAKSLFGRAEAPAETSRVSSVSSQFSDAPQPSPSSHSSTPSWCEEPVQSNMDISTGHMILAYMEDHLRNRDRLAKEWQALCAYQAEPSVCSIAQSEANLKKNRNPDYVPYDHVRIKLKAESNPSRSDFINASPIIEHDPRMPAYIATQGPLSHTIADFWQMVWEHGCTVIVMLSPLAEDSIKQCDRYWPDEGSSLYHIYEVNLVSEHIWCEDFLVRSFYLKNVQSQETRTLTQFHFLSWPAEGIPATTRPLLDFRRKVNKCYRGRSCPIIVHCSDGAGRTGTYILVDMVLNRMAKAPFSPSAPGVKEIDIAATLEHIRDQRPGMVQTKDQFEFALTAVAEEVNAILKALPQ, encoded by the exons ATGGGGCGGCGGCTCCTCCGGGCgctcctctgctttctcctcctgGCCGGCCGTGGGCTGCTGCGGGACGGCGGCGCCTCCGCCACCGCCGCGCATG GCTGCCTGTTTGACCGGAGGCTGTGCTCCCCCCAGGAGGTGTGCGTGCAGG ATGGGCTGTTTGGGCAGTGCCAGGTGGGCTCCATGCAGGACAGACCCTACTTCCAGGTCACCTCTCCCGTGCTCCAGCGCCTGCAGGATGTCCTGCGGCACCTCATGGCACAAG GGCTCTCATGGCAGGATGGCATCACCCAGTATGTGATCTCGCAGGAGATGGAGCGCATCCCTCGcctccgcccgccgccctcGCTGGAGCTGGTGGCCAGGGACAG GTTCCTGCCCCTCCGCAGCTCCCCCCGGCGAGCCCCGCTCCCCGTGGACCCTggcctgccagcagctcagcatcTGGGGCAGCCCCCGCCACTGCTGCCCTCCCCCCTGGTGCAGCGgtacctggagcacctcctgctgccccccccaccccagctgggcTACGAGGAGGCTCTGCTCAACCCCTACTCCTACCACAAG TTTGGCTACCAGGACAGTGCTCACCAGCTCCCCGGCGGCTCAGCCAGGCAGAGCCCTGAGACCACCTCGCTGCTAGGCCGGGTCCCTGCCCAGGCCCTTTTCGGGGCTGGCCCTGTGCCCTCCTATGGTGGGCAGCCAGGAACGGATGGGGGGCATCTCTTCCAGGACTTGGGCATGCTCTCCCTGCCCAGAGAGAAAGCCGGCCACCCAGACCCTGCTGGCACCAGGCTCCAGCACAGCTTGCGGCTCCCCGGTGACTACAGGGACATGGAGGAGAGGGAACAGCCAATGCCCCTGGCTGCCCAGCCACCCCCTGCACAGACGG ATGCTGTGCTGAAGAGACTGGCCTCCCTCCTGGCCAGCTACGGCCTGGGGCTGCCAGAGCTGAGCccccagcagctgagcagcctCTCTaccctcctccagctgctccagaGCTCTG gtGTTGCTGGCCCTGAAGTGCCTACAGCGAAACGGGTGGGTTTGCAgcagggtggtggtggaggaggtgCCATGCCGAAG gTGATGGAGGGGGACATGCAACATGGAGAGGAGCCAGTGCCCCCTTCCTCCACAGTGCTGCCCACCAAtatcccagccagcagctccccaggtAACAGGCTGAGGGACAGGATGGTGTCCTCGCCAGCCCCCCGGGTAGAGCCACAGCGGGGACAAGGTGGGGACACACTCAGCCCCAGAAAGCCAATCGCAGTGGAGAAAAAGAGCTACACAGAGGCGAAGTACAGTGGGGCACAGCAGGGCATGCGCCCACCGGATGAGTATGGCTACATCATCACAGATCAGAA GCCCCTGGGGCTGGCCGCTGgtgtgcagctgctggagctccTCGCCAAGCGCCTCCACCTCTCCACGGCCAGCTTCATCAACATCAG TGTTGTGGGCCCTGCGCTTACATTCCGCATCCGGCAGAACCCCCAGAACCTCTCACTGGCGGACGCAGCCAGCAAGGCTG AGCAAGtgaaggcagagctggaggcacaACTAGGCCTGAAGATCGTGCAAACAGGAGTGGGAGAG CGAAACGAGGCTGCTGCCTACTCGCACCCATCCCACTTCGGGGACGGCTTCCACTCGGTGCTGCTGACCTTCATCGCGCTGGCTTGCGTGGCAGGCATCGCCATCGCGGCCGCTGCAGCCTTCTGCCTCCGGCGCCACGCCAAGCAGCGGGAGAAGGAGCGCCTGGCTGCCCTGGGGCCTGAGGGTGCTGCCGACACCACCTTCGAGTACCAG GAGCTGTGCCGCCAGCACATGGCTGCCAAGTCACTCTTTGGTCGTGCCGAGGCACCGGCGGAGACCTCACGGGTCAGCAGCGTCTCGTCCCAGTTCAGCGATGCCCCGCAGCCCAGCCCCAGTTCCCACAGCAGCACGCCCTCCTGGTGTGAGGAGCCCGTTCAGTCCAACATGGACATCTCCACCGGACACATGATCCTG gcctatATGGAGGACCACCTCCGCAACCGGGACCGGCTGGCCAAGGAGTGGCAGGCTCTCTGTGCCTACCAAGCTGAGCCCAGTGTCTGCTCCATTGCCCAAAGTGAAGCCAACCTGAAGAAGAACCGCAACCCCGACTATGTGCCCT ATGACCATGTGCGGATCAAGCTGAAAGCTGAGAGCAACCCGTCCCGCAGCGACTTCATCAATGCCAGTCCAATT ATCGAGCATGATCCACGGATGCCAGCATACATCGCCACGCAGGGGCCGTTGTCCCACACTATTGCTGACTTCTGGCAG ATGGTGTGGGAGCACGGCTGCACCGTCATCGTCATGCTGAGCCCGCTGGCCGAGGACAGCATCAAGCAGTGTGACCGCTACTGGCCGGATGAAGGCTCTTCTCTCTACCACATCTATGAG GTGAACCTGGTGTCGGAGCACATCTGGTGTGAGGATTTCCTGGTGCGCAGCTTCTACCTAAAGAACGTGCAGTCGCAGGAGACCCGCACCCTGACGCAGTTCCACTTCCTCAGCTGGCCGGCCGAGGGCATCCCTGCCACCACCCGGCCCCTCCTCGACTTCCGCAG GAAGGTGAACAAGTGCTACCGGGGTCGCTCCTGCCCTATTATTGTGCACTGCAG TGACGGTGCAGGCAGGACCGGAACGTACATACTCGTTGACATGGTTCTGAACCGAATGGCCAAAG CACccttctccccctctgccccaggggtgAAGGAGATAGACATAGCTGCTACATTGGAGCACATCCGAGACCAGCGGCCTGGCATGGTGCAGACTAAG gaCCAGTTTGAGTTCGCGCTGACAGCCGTGGCTGAGGAAGTGAATGCCATCCTGAAGGCGCTGCCGCAGTGa
- the PTPRN gene encoding receptor-type tyrosine-protein phosphatase-like N isoform X4: MGRRLLRALLCFLLLAGRGLLRDGGASATAAHGCLFDRRLCSPQEVCVQDGLFGQCQVGSMQDRPYFQVTSPVLQRLQDVLRHLMAQGLSWQDGITQYVISQEMERIPRLRPPPSLELVARDRFLPLRSSPRRAPLPVDPGLPAAQHLGQPPPLLPSPLVQRYLEHLLLPPPPQLGYEEALLNPYSYHKFGYQDSAHQLPGGSARQSPETTSLLGRVPAQALFGAGPVPSYGGQPGTDGGHLFQDLGMLSLPREKAGHPDPAGTRLQHSLRLPGDYRDMEEREQPMPLAAQPPPAQTDAVLKRLASLLASYGLGLPELSPQQLSSLSTLLQLLQSSGVAGPEVPTAKRVGLQQGGGGGGAMPKVMEGDMQHGEEPVPPSSTVLPTNIPASSSPGNRLRDRMVSSPAPRVEPQRGQGGDTLSPRKPIAVEKKSYTEAKYSGAQQGMRPPDEYGYIITDQKPLGLAAGVQLLELLAKRLHLSTASFINISVVGPALTFRIRQNPQNLSLADAASKAEQVKAELEAQLGLKIVQTGVGERNEAAAYSHPSHFGDGFHSVLLTFIALACVAGIAIAAAAAFCLRRHAKQREKERLAALGPEGAADTTFEYQELCRQHMAAKSLFGRAEAPAETSRVSSVSSQFSDAPQPSPSSHSSTPSWCEEPVQSNMDISTGHMILAYMEDHLRNRDRLAKEWQALCAYQAEPSVCSIAQSEANLKKNRNPDYVPYDHVRIKLKAESNPSRSDFINASPIIEHDPRMPAYIATQGPLSHTIADFWQMVWEHGCTVIVMLSPLAEDSIKQCDRYWPDEGSSLYHIYEVNLVSEHIWCEDFLVRSFYLKNVQSQETRTLTQFHFLSWPAEGIPATTRPLLDFRRKVNKCYRGRSCPIIVHCSDGAGRTGTYILVDMVLNRMAKGVKEIDIAATLEHIRDQRPGMVQTKDQFEFALTAVAEEVNAILKALPQ; the protein is encoded by the exons ATGGGGCGGCGGCTCCTCCGGGCgctcctctgctttctcctcctgGCCGGCCGTGGGCTGCTGCGGGACGGCGGCGCCTCCGCCACCGCCGCGCATG GCTGCCTGTTTGACCGGAGGCTGTGCTCCCCCCAGGAGGTGTGCGTGCAGG ATGGGCTGTTTGGGCAGTGCCAGGTGGGCTCCATGCAGGACAGACCCTACTTCCAGGTCACCTCTCCCGTGCTCCAGCGCCTGCAGGATGTCCTGCGGCACCTCATGGCACAAG GGCTCTCATGGCAGGATGGCATCACCCAGTATGTGATCTCGCAGGAGATGGAGCGCATCCCTCGcctccgcccgccgccctcGCTGGAGCTGGTGGCCAGGGACAG GTTCCTGCCCCTCCGCAGCTCCCCCCGGCGAGCCCCGCTCCCCGTGGACCCTggcctgccagcagctcagcatcTGGGGCAGCCCCCGCCACTGCTGCCCTCCCCCCTGGTGCAGCGgtacctggagcacctcctgctgccccccccaccccagctgggcTACGAGGAGGCTCTGCTCAACCCCTACTCCTACCACAAG TTTGGCTACCAGGACAGTGCTCACCAGCTCCCCGGCGGCTCAGCCAGGCAGAGCCCTGAGACCACCTCGCTGCTAGGCCGGGTCCCTGCCCAGGCCCTTTTCGGGGCTGGCCCTGTGCCCTCCTATGGTGGGCAGCCAGGAACGGATGGGGGGCATCTCTTCCAGGACTTGGGCATGCTCTCCCTGCCCAGAGAGAAAGCCGGCCACCCAGACCCTGCTGGCACCAGGCTCCAGCACAGCTTGCGGCTCCCCGGTGACTACAGGGACATGGAGGAGAGGGAACAGCCAATGCCCCTGGCTGCCCAGCCACCCCCTGCACAGACGG ATGCTGTGCTGAAGAGACTGGCCTCCCTCCTGGCCAGCTACGGCCTGGGGCTGCCAGAGCTGAGCccccagcagctgagcagcctCTCTaccctcctccagctgctccagaGCTCTG gtGTTGCTGGCCCTGAAGTGCCTACAGCGAAACGGGTGGGTTTGCAgcagggtggtggtggaggaggtgCCATGCCGAAG gTGATGGAGGGGGACATGCAACATGGAGAGGAGCCAGTGCCCCCTTCCTCCACAGTGCTGCCCACCAAtatcccagccagcagctccccaggtAACAGGCTGAGGGACAGGATGGTGTCCTCGCCAGCCCCCCGGGTAGAGCCACAGCGGGGACAAGGTGGGGACACACTCAGCCCCAGAAAGCCAATCGCAGTGGAGAAAAAGAGCTACACAGAGGCGAAGTACAGTGGGGCACAGCAGGGCATGCGCCCACCGGATGAGTATGGCTACATCATCACAGATCAGAA GCCCCTGGGGCTGGCCGCTGgtgtgcagctgctggagctccTCGCCAAGCGCCTCCACCTCTCCACGGCCAGCTTCATCAACATCAG TGTTGTGGGCCCTGCGCTTACATTCCGCATCCGGCAGAACCCCCAGAACCTCTCACTGGCGGACGCAGCCAGCAAGGCTG AGCAAGtgaaggcagagctggaggcacaACTAGGCCTGAAGATCGTGCAAACAGGAGTGGGAGAG CGAAACGAGGCTGCTGCCTACTCGCACCCATCCCACTTCGGGGACGGCTTCCACTCGGTGCTGCTGACCTTCATCGCGCTGGCTTGCGTGGCAGGCATCGCCATCGCGGCCGCTGCAGCCTTCTGCCTCCGGCGCCACGCCAAGCAGCGGGAGAAGGAGCGCCTGGCTGCCCTGGGGCCTGAGGGTGCTGCCGACACCACCTTCGAGTACCAG GAGCTGTGCCGCCAGCACATGGCTGCCAAGTCACTCTTTGGTCGTGCCGAGGCACCGGCGGAGACCTCACGGGTCAGCAGCGTCTCGTCCCAGTTCAGCGATGCCCCGCAGCCCAGCCCCAGTTCCCACAGCAGCACGCCCTCCTGGTGTGAGGAGCCCGTTCAGTCCAACATGGACATCTCCACCGGACACATGATCCTG gcctatATGGAGGACCACCTCCGCAACCGGGACCGGCTGGCCAAGGAGTGGCAGGCTCTCTGTGCCTACCAAGCTGAGCCCAGTGTCTGCTCCATTGCCCAAAGTGAAGCCAACCTGAAGAAGAACCGCAACCCCGACTATGTGCCCT ATGACCATGTGCGGATCAAGCTGAAAGCTGAGAGCAACCCGTCCCGCAGCGACTTCATCAATGCCAGTCCAATT ATCGAGCATGATCCACGGATGCCAGCATACATCGCCACGCAGGGGCCGTTGTCCCACACTATTGCTGACTTCTGGCAG ATGGTGTGGGAGCACGGCTGCACCGTCATCGTCATGCTGAGCCCGCTGGCCGAGGACAGCATCAAGCAGTGTGACCGCTACTGGCCGGATGAAGGCTCTTCTCTCTACCACATCTATGAG GTGAACCTGGTGTCGGAGCACATCTGGTGTGAGGATTTCCTGGTGCGCAGCTTCTACCTAAAGAACGTGCAGTCGCAGGAGACCCGCACCCTGACGCAGTTCCACTTCCTCAGCTGGCCGGCCGAGGGCATCCCTGCCACCACCCGGCCCCTCCTCGACTTCCGCAG GAAGGTGAACAAGTGCTACCGGGGTCGCTCCTGCCCTATTATTGTGCACTGCAG TGACGGTGCAGGCAGGACCGGAACGTACATACTCGTTGACATGGTTCTGAACCGAATGGCCAAAG gggtgAAGGAGATAGACATAGCTGCTACATTGGAGCACATCCGAGACCAGCGGCCTGGCATGGTGCAGACTAAG gaCCAGTTTGAGTTCGCGCTGACAGCCGTGGCTGAGGAAGTGAATGCCATCCTGAAGGCGCTGCCGCAGTGa